The nucleotide sequence GAATTTGAGGCTCACCAATATAAGGCGATTCCTATGGTAGATATTAAATCCATGCACACTAATTGTTGGAGCACCGTTTAAGAATCCGATACTTGTAACAACCTCACCCTGAATTAAGCAAGTGGACGCAAAAATGAGCAATGTAAACATGTGGATGCAAAAAGGAACATTGAATAAATTTAATAATTCCATGCTGACATGATTATAGTAAATGAACGGGCAATGTGGGTGAAAGACGTGAAACTTGGAAAAATAATGGTGTATTTCAAGACAAACCTCCTTTTTCCGTAGGAATTCTAGGGGTGTATAAGAAACAGCTTGACGGTATATGAGGTCAGTCGCAATGCTGTGGCGCTGAACTTCTTGTCCCCGAAGTATGATCTTGAAGTACCCGGGCAGCTGCAAATATAAGACAGAAGCATACACCTGCAAAATGCTAATTCAGCAATCTTTCATGAGTATCGGAGGTAAATGATTAGCCGTGTGATATACTCACCCTAAGAGAATAGCGCAGTTGATTTGACAGATGGTTTTCGTTCGTTCTTTTGACAGCATTAGTTGTTTCTGCTGGATTTGGCGCACCACTAATCATAATATCCTGGTGAAAGGGAAAGAGAACTTCATGACTATGAATGCCACTTCAACAATACAAAAAATTATACAAAGTCATTTAAGAAATAATATAAGCATCTGATGCTTACTTCCTCCTTGGTGTCAAAATCGAGCTCCAGAACACCATCGTCATTAGACCACAAATTGAAGACTATAATCTTTGTGCCATGTGGACCAATGTCACTGAACTGTTCCTCATCAACCATAAAATTAAAACAATCATTAGTACACTGAACTGGTGATAAGCTACTAGTAGGTAGTAACTACTAAACGAAATAGTACTAGCTACATGTTTTGTTTGAGCTTGATTGTTTCCCCCTTTGCAACCAATTGTGCCGTTTATCTCGAAGACATGAAACTTCTAGCTTTGAAAGGTCTAAGATTTGCATGTTTGGTAAAATAATTGTCTTCTAAGGGTGTAATAAAAAGATAGTATCTACAGAACAGCAGCCAATAGGAAGGACGTCTAACTTACATTGCCCATCAGATCTTCTTCTGTTGCAAAAGGGGACCATTTTAATAACACGGACAGATTTGAGCAGAACTGATCTGCACCATGTCGCTCATACTGTATAGCGTCCCCTGTCAATAAATCGTACTTGTAGTCCACCTAATGAAAACAAAGAATATCATCAGAACCATCAACATATTTTGATAAGTGCCGTGCCAAAGAAATCGGTTCACATAGCATACCATGGGAACTACGACATCCTTTTGACCGGTTTCCGCCAAGAAGGTGTAGGAGAGAAGACCAACCGATTGTGTAGGTCCACTGAAAAACCAGTAGTAGTTTGGCAATAACTCAATAAAAAGTAAGGCACAAAGATAACAAGTTATTGCACTAAAGCAAATAAAAGTGACTCCATACCTGCCCTTCATGCAACGACTGAAGACGATAGCATCTGCCCCTAGCCGCATTGTGCTAGTCTTGAAACCGTTGCCATCTGTCAGGAAGCCCAGTGCCAATACATCAGAAGTCATATAGTTTTGGGGGCAGGATAAGTGAGTATGAAACCGAGTTAGTAGAACGTACATTGTCCAATTGAAGAACCTGATTGCTTGTCGGAAAATCCAAAGCTCATGCAACGCCTCATGGAATCGGGGTCCATGCCTCCGCCATCATCTTTGTAACAAACAGCAAATTCATAAGAACTCTTTTAGTTTTCTATTTCTGAGTTTGGATACTCTGAGTTTGGAGTATATCTGAATATTGTCGGCTGTACAGTTTATAAGAAATATTTTCTGATTGTTTTATGTCCCTTTCGTCAGGATATCGCTTGCCATTCTGAAGGAAGCAAACATGGTACTATAAGATTAACATAACAGGGTTACCTTGAACAAGCAAAGCTGGCGACCCGTTTCGCTTGTTAACGATTTTGTCCACCACGATTCTAGTAGCACCAGTTTTGATCTGTCATCAAACAAATCCATTCAGACACACGATCCCAAATTACGTACAAAATGCGCTCCTATTCGTCCCGGAAACGCAATGGAAACAATGAAGCTACTGAATTAAATTACCTCGTCGACCGCGTTATCCAGCAACTCTGCAACGGCTGCAATAATAAGGCAGAAAGAAGGTGTAAAGACGCAAATGCACAAGCAAAATATTAACTTTTGGCAGCAGACGGAGAAATTACAGCAGCAACCGCGTAACCGCTCACCTCCAAATGGCCATTTGTGCGAGGTCGCGTTCGAGTGGAGGAATTTCGGGTGGACGCACATTCGGCTCCCCACATCTGCCAAGGGAGGGCGAGCAAGAAGAAGGAACGGTGAGAAAGCATGCGAAACTGCGAAATTGGCAGGAAAGAACCGGGACATTGCGGCGTGCTTACTTCGAGGCGGTTGCGCGGGGCTCCCGCCGGCCGCGTCGTAGTCGCCGGCGGTCCAGAACTTCCTGCTGACCCGCGCggcgaggagaggaggaggaggaggagcggggcggcgaGCCGGAGCGCCCGCCGCCTCGGCGTCGCGGCTGCAGCCGCCTTCCGGCTCGAGGGAGGCGGCCCGGTTGACGACGCAGGCGGCCTGCTGCGGGGCCGCGGAGACGCGCGCGCCGCGGCCCAGCGGCGTCGGCGCCGCCTGGCAGACGCCGAACCCGGGGACGCCTCGCTGGTTGTGGCTGGTGACCGGGGCCAAGAAGGGCTTCACGTCCCGCCGCGTGTCCATGGGGTCCGTCGTCGTCCCGGTGTGGCGGTTCCCTGTGCACATGTCAGACACCACGGATCAGTGGCGCGATATGGCCGTGCAGTTGCGAGATCACGTCCCTGATTAACCCAGAGAAACCAGCAAATTCTCCACACCAGAAAACAAGAAAAGAAGTGGAAAAtatagcaaaaataattttcagcCCTGATGATGAAAGATTAAAAGGTTTAAGGCAAGAAGAGTTTGGTAAACCTAATTTCAATACCTTTTGATGAAGCACCACAGATTCAATAAGTGTATGTGCCCCTTAGGCTATCTTCATGGGTATATATATACTTGAATAGaagtgggggaggggaggggaggggagggggagagtCCGATTTGTACAAGACTTGTTTGTTGAATCAGAGGAGGAAACCAATCTACTCCTATTTGTATGCCTACCTATTGGGTATCCCTAGCTTTTAGGAGACAACTAGTAGTTTAGATTTGGTGTTGGTAGTTATCCTTCCACTTTTTTAGGAAGAAAGAATATTGGAGAGGACTCCTCCAAGATCTATACCATGTGAACAGGACAAACCTAAACAATCTCTAAAATTTTTTTATGTTTGTTATCCTTTTATTCATGTTGATTTTCTGCCAATGCTAGAAAACTCGCCCTCACTGTCAAAAATATATCCACATCTGATTGGACAACACATGCAAGTTCACTCAATTAATTACCTTGTTGTCTAATTCACAAGAAAAAATGACCTTGTTATCTGAACAGTCTCTCTCTCAACTTCTGTTTTTTGGCGATTTACGTTGAATTGACTATCTCTACTACGTTCGTCTCACCTCCTTTTGTCGCCCCTATGTAATTTTTTCTATACTAGAACAACTAGTAgaaggcccgtgcgttgccacgggcttttaaaTATTTTTACCGTGTGCATATATAAACATAATGCATATCAAGTTTTACGTGTAAACATAATTGAAATCCATATCACACAAAATATTCTTCGATACAAAATGTAATTCGATAATGTATACATAGAAAGACACGCGATTCACAAAATAAAGAAAGTGGTACAGAAACATAGTACTCTTTATTGTGCACTATATTACACAAGGTAGATAGCAGCCTACATGACTTTTATGCTTAAAACCAATCATCTCACGAAGCATTTCCATTGTTATTAACCATTAATTAAAGACAACAGATGGAGCATTTTGTTACCTTTAAACAAATATTCCAAGATGCTGCAACCAGAACCTTAATATATTATGGAATTTCCTAACAAATATTACATAGACCCAAATATACAGCACAACATCCAATAAAAAATCATTATAGTACACACCATCTAACTTAAAAGTCTCGCATATGAAAATTTAGACCTCCGATAGAAAACGCTGAATTTCAGCAGGAAATATCAAATACATGCTTCCCTGTCCGATGTATAAATATGTGTAATTCTCAATTGATGCACTTTTGAAATCTTCTAACTCACATAACACCATAATTACAGTGATTGTGCAACATATTTTTTAGAAAGCATGCATAAGCCTTTGAGTATAAACACAACTTTTGGTAGGGAGTCAATAACACCCCTAGGTAGCCAAGCCTTTGAGTATAAACAAAAATGATTTCTCAAGCTTTCTTTTACTTCATGGAGCTGTAATTATTGCTAACAGAAACAAAATAGAAATCACATGATAAAAAAGAAACAACGCAATAGGAGAAAATGAGGCATACTATGTGGCCATGTCGCTGACCTGGCCATCACAACCTCCGAGACCAAGGGGCGAGGAGGTGGCGGGATCAGCTCCAATGAACCTATGACACCAAAATGATTATGTTTGCCGTCCTCGATCGTCGGCATCATCGACTCAGTGGTCGGTCCCCTTGTATCTTCTTCCCCATGGATCAGGATTGATTCGACATAGGATCAGAACAACAGACAAAATCAAAAGTCACAAAGAATTGTAGCCTAGTAATGCTCAGTCAGCTAAATTAAGAAATATCGGTAACACATGCATATCTATTAATGATATTAGTGAACAATGCAAAAAGCAAAGGATTCCATTTGTCGCAATTAGTACACACGACAACTACTTCATAAGTTCATATGACCAATCAGTTAGACCACATGGTTAAATTCATTCATAGATGAACAATAGATGAACAACTAACAAAAGTCGACAAGGATCCTTACAAAAACAATGATTGGTCAGGAATTTGGAAGGAGGGAGGGTCTATTATTAACGCTAGTGAAGGCGCATGTCATGCCAACTCTACAAAGTTAATTCCATTTACAAAAATCACATCGAAAAAGTATTGCGCATTCATGTTCtagtcttaatatcccttaggtaATCTTGTTTTCAGCTGAACGACGATCATGTCAAGCTAAACGAAGAGGACGCCAACAGGGCCACATTGTTCCCTGCCCACCACCGCCCACTTCCACACGCCACCATCCATGTTCACCGCCTGGATGCCGGCCCCAGCTCTCAAGCCCCTAGAACCGGTGCGCCCACGGGTCGCCGCGTTGGGTATGTACCCGCTGCCACCGCGTTGGACCTTCTCGTCCTATAATGCAATAGCCATTGCCT is from Triticum aestivum cultivar Chinese Spring chromosome 3A, IWGSC CS RefSeq v2.1, whole genome shotgun sequence and encodes:
- the LOC123062313 gene encoding protein MICRORCHIDIA 6 isoform X1, giving the protein MCTGNRHTGTTTDPMDTRRDVKPFLAPVTSHNQRGVPGFGVCQAAPTPLGRGARVSAAPQQAACVVNRAASLEPEGGCSRDAEAAGAPARRPAPPPPPLLAARVSRKFWTAGDYDAAGGSPAQPPRNVGSRMCVHPKFLHSNATSHKWPFGAVAELLDNAVDEIKTGATRIVVDKIVNKRNGSPALLVQDDGGGMDPDSMRRCMSFGFSDKQSGSSIGQYGNGFKTSTMRLGADAIVFSRCMKGSGPTQSVGLLSYTFLAETGQKDVVVPMVDYKYDLLTGDAIQYERHGADQFCSNLSVLLKWSPFATEEDLMGNFSDIGPHGTKIIVFNLWSNDDGVLELDFDTKEEDIMISGAPNPAETTNAVKRTNENHLSNQLRYSLRVYASVLYLQLPGYFKIILRGQEVQRHSIATDLIYRQAVSYTPLEFLRKKEGEVVTSIGFLNGAPTISVHGFNIYHRNRLILPFHRVLSSASSKGRGVAGVLEANFIKPTHDKQDFEKSQLYQKLIIRLKDMTTEYWDLHSHLIGYQKKPRASVSPTPPGMLTASDTIAEPSERNAVGAGLSVAPWRGGTRDHPASAIPIAFAPPHLSVPAGTSGHAPCSMLAAQMVPATDSAETRKRRNEDDVQMDPCKRQAIQSLEVDNQICQHMTERDLNEFEHLKFENQQLHEECLELEVAEKELLLKEQQLRLQIQQAEAQYKSLLNEYISATPVRTRMP
- the LOC123062313 gene encoding protein MICRORCHIDIA 6 isoform X2 is translated as MDTRRDVKPFLAPVTSHNQRGVPGFGVCQAAPTPLGRGARVSAAPQQAACVVNRAASLEPEGGCSRDAEAAGAPARRPAPPPPPLLAARVSRKFWTAGDYDAAGGSPAQPPRNVGSRMCVHPKFLHSNATSHKWPFGAVAELLDNAVDEIKTGATRIVVDKIVNKRNGSPALLVQDDGGGMDPDSMRRCMSFGFSDKQSGSSIGQYGNGFKTSTMRLGADAIVFSRCMKGSGPTQSVGLLSYTFLAETGQKDVVVPMVDYKYDLLTGDAIQYERHGADQFCSNLSVLLKWSPFATEEDLMGNFSDIGPHGTKIIVFNLWSNDDGVLELDFDTKEEDIMISGAPNPAETTNAVKRTNENHLSNQLRYSLRVYASVLYLQLPGYFKIILRGQEVQRHSIATDLIYRQAVSYTPLEFLRKKEGEVVTSIGFLNGAPTISVHGFNIYHRNRLILPFHRVLSSASSKGRGVAGVLEANFIKPTHDKQDFEKSQLYQKLIIRLKDMTTEYWDLHSHLIGYQKKPRASVSPTPPGMLTASDTIAEPSERNAVGAGLSVAPWRGGTRDHPASAIPIAFAPPHLSVPAGTSGHAPCSMLAAQMVPATDSAETRKRRNEDDVQMDPCKRQAIQSLEVDNQICQHMTERDLNEFEHLKFENQQLHEECLELEVAEKELLLKEQQLRLQIQQAEAQYKSLLNEYISATPVRTRMP